From Rutidosis leptorrhynchoides isolate AG116_Rl617_1_P2 chromosome 3, CSIRO_AGI_Rlap_v1, whole genome shotgun sequence, a single genomic window includes:
- the LOC139900831 gene encoding uncharacterized protein has protein sequence MNWLMEVERALEACQCEPELRVMYASRLLKGRAMVWWNAFKSSIPKENVKQITWEQFQSKVGEQYCSSFDLNQLKTEFLEMRMTPQMSIDEVIGHFMDKLRFVSQWVPDEALRIQHFVNVILLEYRMSVRMAPSLSQAFVMARMVKSDLKAARGMMTGSVMTLSGQKGGQSSGKKCVWNCHQPGHRRVSCPSKTVSSGAWSGVRSASVGGSTTSSGHKRKNPPTAEARAFQLSVEKATETNNVITSTVMPKPVRVEVGDGKVTPVTTFVTGVSIDIEGKLFPMTYLVLPIPSFDVVLELDWRSLPRASIKCDRKMISFRLADGTHVIARGERGGYSFPLISMMKDKKSLSKGFESFLAYVIDGKKEKKAIADIPVVLEFPKVFPDELTGLPPVREVEYKIELVPGATPFAKAPYCLASSEICEMMSQI, from the exons ATGAATTGGTTGATGGAGGTTGAAAGGGCTTTGGAAGCCTGTCAATGTGAACCAGAGTTGCGGGTTATGTATGCTAGTAGATTGCTAAAGGGTAGAGCTATGGTTTGGTGGAATGCATTCAAGTCAAGTATTCCAAAGGAGAATGTTAAGcaaattacttgggaacaatttcaaTCAAAAGTTGGTGAACAGTATTGTTCCTCGTTCGATCTTAACCAATTGAAGACTGAGTTTTTAGAAATGAGAATGACGCCTCAGATGTCAATCGATGAAGTGATTGGTCATTTTATGGATAAGTTGAGATTTGTATCTCAGTGGGTACCAGATGAAGCCTTAAggattcaacattttgttaatgtGATCTTGCTAGAGTACAGAATGTCAGTAAGGATGGCACCGAGTTTGTCTCAGGCCTTTGTTATGGCCAGAATGGTGAAAAGTGATTTAAAAGCGGCAAGAGGAATGATGACAGGGAGTGTGATGACTCTGAGTGGTCAAAAGGGTGGTCAATCCAGTGGCAA GAAATGTGTGTGGAATTGTCATCAACCAGGGCATCGTCGTGTAAGTTGTCCGTCCAAGACTGTGAGTTCTGGGGCATGGTCAGGTGTGCGTTCGGCATCAGTTGGAGGGTCTACTACCTCGAGTGGGcataagaggaagaaccctcccacAGCAGAAGCCAGAGCTTTTCAGTTGTCAGTTGAGAAGGCTACTGAAACTAACAATGTGATCACTT CTACTGTGATGCCTAAACCAGTTAGAGTAGAGGTAGGTGATGGAAAGGTCACACCCGTCACAACGTTTGTGACTGGGGTTAGTATTGATATTGAAGGAAAGTTATTTCCTATGACTTATTTAGTGTTACCCattcctagttttgatgtagtgttagaACTGGATTGGCGGAGCCTACCTAGAGCtagtattaagtgcgataggaaaatgatttcCTTTCGTTTAGCTGATGGAACCCATGTTATAGCCCGAGGGGAACGAGGTGGGTATAGTTTTCCGTTGATATCAatgatgaaagacaagaaatcTTTATCCAAAGGGTTTGAATCGTTCCTAGCCTATGTAATAGAtggtaagaaagaaaagaaagcaaTAGCCGATATTCCAGTAGTTTTAGAGTTTCCGAAAGTGTTTCCAGACGAGTTAACAGGGTTACCGCCGGTAAGAGAAGTGGAGTATAAAATTGAATTGGTGCCTGGAGCCACTCCATTTGCCAAAGCCCCATATTGTTTAGCGTCTTCAGAAATTTGTGAGATGATGTCACAAATTTAG